From the Nodularia sp. NIES-3585 genome, one window contains:
- a CDS encoding PIN domain-containing protein — protein MVIGEGNPVFLDTNILVYASQIQSPFHIAAISAMQSLYDVGVDLWISRQILREYLATLTRTQQFTNPLPIATVIEDVVYFQTRFRVAEDSSLVTDRLLNLIEQIPSGGKQVHDANIVATMLAYNIPQLLTHNTSDFARFANLITVLPLQE, from the coding sequence ATGGTGATTGGGGAAGGTAATCCTGTTTTTTTAGATACAAATATCCTAGTATATGCTAGTCAAATTCAGTCTCCATTTCACATAGCCGCGATATCAGCTATGCAAAGTTTATATGATGTGGGTGTGGACTTGTGGATTAGCCGACAAATATTGCGGGAATATTTAGCTACTCTTACCCGTACTCAACAATTTACCAACCCATTACCCATTGCAACAGTAATTGAGGATGTTGTCTATTTTCAAACCCGTTTTCGGGTAGCTGAAGATAGTTCTCTGGTAACAGATAGGTTACTAAATCTCATTGAGCAAATTCCTAGCGGTGGTAAGCAAGTTCATGATGCCAATATTGTCGCCACCATGCTAGCTTACAATATCCCTCAATTACTCACCCACAACACAAGTGATTTTGCCAGATTTGCTAACTTAATTACTGTCTTGCCTTTGCAGGAGTAA
- a CDS encoding shikimate kinase: MSHLISDIILIGPVGTGKSTLGKLLAQNLGISQCSMDDVRLDYYQEINYDAELAQQIREEAGFEGIYRYWKPFEAYAVARLLSEHKNCVIDFGAGHSVFEDNELFQRVQRVLAPYENVVLILPSPNLEESIQILNERNGGIVSNGVDFNEHFVKHHSNHDLAKFVVYTNGKLPEETRDDILNMIKV, encoded by the coding sequence ATGAGCCATCTGATTTCAGATATTATTCTCATTGGCCCAGTTGGTACAGGTAAAAGCACTCTGGGAAAACTCCTCGCTCAAAACTTAGGAATTTCACAGTGTTCTATGGACGATGTACGATTGGATTATTATCAGGAAATAAATTATGATGCAGAACTCGCACAGCAAATAAGAGAAGAAGCAGGATTTGAAGGGATTTATCGTTATTGGAAACCCTTTGAAGCCTACGCAGTGGCAAGATTACTTTCTGAACATAAAAATTGTGTGATTGATTTTGGTGCAGGACATTCTGTTTTTGAAGACAATGAACTTTTCCAACGAGTACAAAGAGTTTTAGCGCCTTATGAAAATGTCGTGTTGATTCTTCCTTCTCCAAATTTAGAAGAGTCTATCCAAATTCTTAATGAACGTAATGGTGGAATTGTGAGTAATGGCGTTGATTTTAACGAACATTTTGTGAAGCATCATTCAAATCATGATTTAGCCAAGTTCGTTGTTTATACAAATGGTAAATTGCCTGAAGAAACACGAGATGATATACTCAATATGATAAAAGTTTAA
- a CDS encoding ABC transporter ATP-binding protein codes for MTVAIALKSDQASKRRRHSVHPLQRLLDYGHEYRQQIWLAIGCSILNKLFDLAPPALIGIAVDVVVQQQDSIIAQFGVQDVFGQFLILSLLTVITWVLESFFEYRYKLLWRNLGQKVQHNLRLDAYKHLQELELAYFEERSTGGLMSILSDDVNQLERFLDVGANDIIQVTTTVVIIGGAFFVLAPSIAWMAILPMPFILWGSVAFQKLLAPRYADVREKVGLLNGRLSNNLSGITTIKSFTAEEYEAGRLETESIAYRQSNSKAIALSAAFIPLIRMLILISFTALLLFGGMEAVAGRMSVGAYSVLIFLIQRLLWPLTRLGDTFDLYQRAMASTNRVMNLLDTPFAIHPGNIALPVDAVRGEVEFHNVSFAYQDRLPVMENLSLRVTAGNTIAIVGSTGSGKSTLVKLLLRLYEVKSGKITLDGIALPDLNLQDLRRCIGLVSQDVFLFHGTVAENIAYGSFEARESEIMKAAKVAEAHEFIMELPQGYETIVGERGQKLSGGQRQRIAIARAVLKNPPILILDEATSAVDNETEAAIQRSLERITVDRTTIAIAHRLSTIRNADCIYVMEHGTLIESGTHEQLLDKDGIYASLWRVQSGLR; via the coding sequence ATGACTGTGGCTATAGCATTGAAATCTGATCAGGCATCAAAAAGACGTAGGCATTCAGTACATCCTCTTCAGCGCTTGCTTGACTACGGACACGAGTATCGGCAACAAATTTGGCTGGCTATTGGCTGTTCTATTCTGAATAAACTTTTTGATTTAGCACCACCAGCATTAATTGGGATTGCAGTGGATGTGGTAGTTCAGCAGCAGGATTCTATCATTGCTCAGTTTGGTGTTCAAGATGTCTTTGGGCAATTTTTGATTCTGTCTCTACTCACCGTGATTACTTGGGTTTTAGAATCATTTTTTGAATATCGCTATAAGTTATTGTGGCGTAACTTAGGGCAGAAGGTTCAGCACAATTTGCGTTTGGATGCATATAAACACCTGCAAGAGTTGGAATTGGCTTATTTTGAAGAACGCAGCACTGGCGGTTTAATGTCTATTCTCAGTGATGATGTTAACCAATTAGAGCGGTTTTTGGATGTGGGCGCAAATGACATCATTCAAGTCACCACAACTGTGGTAATTATTGGGGGTGCATTTTTTGTTTTGGCTCCTAGTATAGCTTGGATGGCAATTTTGCCGATGCCTTTTATTCTTTGGGGTTCGGTAGCTTTCCAGAAGTTGCTAGCACCGCGTTATGCTGATGTCCGCGAAAAGGTAGGTTTACTCAATGGACGTTTGTCTAATAATCTCAGCGGTATTACTACCATTAAGAGTTTCACGGCTGAGGAGTATGAAGCCGGACGTTTAGAAACAGAAAGTATAGCTTATAGACAAAGTAACTCGAAAGCGATCGCATTGTCTGCTGCTTTTATTCCGTTGATTCGGATGTTGATTTTAATCAGTTTTACAGCCTTACTCCTATTTGGTGGGATGGAAGCAGTGGCTGGGAGAATGTCTGTAGGTGCTTACAGTGTATTAATATTTTTAATCCAGCGTTTACTTTGGCCTTTAACTAGGTTGGGCGATACCTTTGATTTATATCAACGGGCGATGGCTTCTACTAATCGGGTGATGAATTTGTTGGATACTCCTTTTGCAATTCATCCGGGGAATATCGCTTTACCTGTGGATGCGGTACGGGGGGAAGTGGAGTTTCACAATGTCAGTTTTGCTTATCAAGATAGATTACCAGTGATGGAAAATCTATCTTTACGAGTGACCGCCGGAAATACAATTGCAATTGTGGGTTCTACTGGTTCGGGGAAAAGCACTTTAGTTAAACTTTTATTGCGGTTGTATGAGGTAAAATCTGGGAAAATTACCCTAGATGGGATTGCATTACCAGATTTAAATTTGCAGGATTTGCGTCGCTGTATTGGTTTGGTGAGTCAGGATGTGTTTTTGTTTCATGGTACGGTGGCGGAGAATATTGCTTATGGCAGCTTTGAGGCTAGAGAATCAGAGATAATGAAGGCGGCGAAGGTGGCTGAGGCTCATGAATTTATTATGGAACTGCCCCAAGGTTATGAGACAATTGTGGGGGAACGTGGTCAAAAGTTATCTGGTGGACAACGACAAAGAATTGCGATCGCTCGTGCAGTACTCAAGAATCCGCCGATTTTGATTTTAGATGAAGCTACCTCGGCGGTAGATAATGAAACGGAAGCGGCTATTCAGCGATCGCTCGAACGGATTACAGTAGATAGAACTACAATTGCGATCGCTCATCGTCTTTCTACTATCCGCAATGCTGATTGCATTTATGTCATGGAACATGGGACATTGATAGAATCAGGAACCCATGAGCAATTACTAGATAAAGACGGTATTTATGCCAGCCTCTGGCGTGTGCAAAGTGGCTTAAGATAA
- a CDS encoding prohibitin family protein: protein MKSQQFGNWQTTVFGIVLALIVLVGLNSFVILNPGQAGVISILGKARDGALLEGIHIKPPLVSVVDVYDLTVQKFEVPAESSTKDLQNLSARFAINFRLDPTQVVEVRRKQGTLANIVSKIIAPQTQEAFKIAAARRTVEEAITKRSELKEDFDFALGNRLAKYGIIVLDTSVVDLNFSPEFAKAVEEKQIAEQRAQRAVYIAREAEQQAQADVNRAKGRAEAQKLLAETLKAQGGQLVLQKEAIEAWRNGGSQMPRVLVMGNESKGGVPFLFNLGNPEYNQP from the coding sequence TTGAAAAGTCAGCAATTTGGGAATTGGCAAACCACAGTTTTTGGAATTGTGTTAGCACTCATTGTCCTCGTCGGACTAAATTCCTTTGTAATTCTCAACCCAGGACAAGCAGGAGTCATCAGCATCTTAGGTAAAGCTAGAGATGGTGCGCTACTAGAAGGCATTCACATTAAACCACCCCTTGTGTCGGTAGTTGATGTGTATGATTTGACGGTACAGAAATTTGAAGTCCCAGCCGAAAGTTCTACCAAGGACTTGCAAAATTTATCAGCAAGATTTGCCATTAACTTTCGCCTTGACCCCACACAGGTAGTTGAGGTCAGAAGGAAACAAGGCACTTTAGCAAATATTGTCTCAAAAATCATTGCTCCTCAGACACAGGAAGCATTTAAAATCGCTGCTGCTAGAAGAACAGTAGAAGAAGCAATTACCAAAAGGAGTGAATTAAAAGAAGACTTTGATTTTGCTTTGGGCAATCGCTTGGCTAAATATGGGATAATTGTGCTAGATACTAGCGTAGTTGACTTGAATTTCTCGCCAGAATTTGCCAAAGCTGTAGAAGAAAAACAAATAGCTGAACAGCGAGCGCAAAGAGCTGTTTATATAGCCAGGGAAGCTGAACAACAAGCGCAGGCGGATGTGAATCGCGCCAAGGGTAGAGCCGAAGCCCAAAAACTCTTAGCAGAGACTCTCAAAGCCCAGGGTGGGCAGTTAGTTCTGCAAAAAGAAGCAATTGAAGCTTGGAGAAATGGCGGCTCTCAGATGCCTAGAGTCCTCGTTATGGGTAATGAATCAAAAGGCGGTGTGCCATTCCTTTTCAACCTGGGAAATCCCGAATACAATCAACCGTAA
- a CDS encoding DUF1824 family protein, translated as MTTPNHQSLTISEATKILHKFNCLDIAPILKPSEKALVRRALTLVASISDYQILGICADTAEDGILAMRTYSHAFGYEVPTDLATPEGPVYIKLNGKNGLCYLDSYAGHHRGVLISCQSYNEGGINEMYGHLPLDLFV; from the coding sequence ATGACGACACCAAATCATCAAAGCCTCACAATCTCAGAAGCTACAAAAATTCTGCATAAATTCAACTGCTTAGACATCGCACCCATTCTTAAACCCTCAGAAAAAGCCTTGGTGCGTCGGGCTTTAACTTTGGTAGCGAGTATTTCTGATTACCAGATATTAGGGATTTGTGCTGATACCGCAGAAGATGGGATACTAGCTATGAGGACTTATTCTCATGCTTTTGGTTATGAAGTCCCCACTGATTTAGCCACACCCGAAGGGCCAGTTTATATCAAATTAAATGGCAAAAATGGGTTATGTTATCTCGACTCTTATGCCGGGCATCATCGGGGTGTATTAATTTCTTGCCAATCTTATAATGAAGGGGGAATCAACGAAATGTATGGACATTTACCCTTGGATTTATTTGTTTAG
- a CDS encoding ABC-F family ATP-binding cassette domain-containing protein produces MSIITLQSVKKDFGIKELLRDASFSLDATDKVGLIGTNGSGKSTLLKMIAGLESIDSGQITFSSGAKVIYLPQQPDLDENHTVLEQIFADSGEHLALVREYEELSHKLVHHPEDSQLMSRLSGVMQRMETAGAWELETNAKIILTKLGISDFDAVIGTLSGGYRKRIALATALLSEPDVLLMDEPTNHLDALSVEWLQSYLNRFRGALLLITHDRYFLDQVTNRIIEIDRGDIYTYSGNYSYYLEKKALAEESAISSQRKHKGILRRELEWLSRGPKARSTKQKARIQRVESLRETEFKQVQGKVDISTVSRRIGKKVIELNNISKGYDGRTLIKDFTYEFSPEDRIGIIGGNGTGKSTLMDMITKRIQPDSGTVDIGTTIHIGYFDQHSEELLSAVDENQRVIDYIKEEGEFVKVSDGTQISASQMLERFLFPGNQQYAPINKLSGGEKRRLFLLRILIGAPNVLILDEPTNDLDVQTLAVLEDYLEDFPGCVIAVSHDRYFLDRTVDTIFSLEEGGNLRKYPGNYSIYLDYKKAEEEEAKQQQAANTKEKPKEDVKVAASSSDSDNKKRRRLSNWEKREFEELEGKIAKLETEKATVEKSLVNVSAGNYTQVQKLYEQVETLKHSIDTATERWLELAEMDS; encoded by the coding sequence ATGAGTATTATTACATTACAATCAGTTAAAAAAGATTTTGGCATCAAAGAACTTTTACGAGATGCTAGTTTTAGCTTAGATGCTACCGATAAAGTTGGCTTAATTGGCACTAACGGTTCTGGTAAGTCAACTTTATTAAAAATGATTGCCGGATTAGAATCAATTGATAGTGGACAAATTACCTTTAGTTCTGGTGCAAAAGTCATTTACTTACCGCAGCAGCCAGATTTAGATGAAAATCACACAGTTTTAGAGCAAATTTTTGCGGATAGTGGCGAACATCTGGCTTTGGTGCGTGAGTATGAAGAACTATCTCATAAATTGGTTCATCATCCTGAAGATAGTCAGTTAATGTCCCGCTTGTCTGGGGTAATGCAACGAATGGAAACTGCTGGCGCTTGGGAACTGGAAACCAACGCCAAAATTATCTTGACTAAGTTAGGAATTTCTGATTTTGATGCAGTTATCGGTACTTTGTCGGGAGGCTATCGCAAGCGCATCGCTTTAGCAACAGCTTTACTATCAGAACCAGATGTTTTATTGATGGATGAACCTACAAACCATCTGGATGCGCTGTCTGTGGAATGGCTACAAAGTTATTTAAATCGCTTTCGGGGCGCATTGTTGCTAATAACTCACGACCGCTATTTTCTCGACCAGGTTACAAACCGAATTATTGAAATCGACCGAGGCGATATTTACACTTATTCAGGTAATTATTCATATTACCTCGAAAAGAAAGCTTTAGCTGAAGAATCGGCAATTAGTAGCCAACGCAAACACAAAGGTATATTACGCCGAGAATTAGAATGGTTAAGCCGGGGACCAAAAGCCAGAAGTACCAAGCAAAAAGCCCGAATTCAACGCGTTGAAAGTTTACGAGAAACTGAGTTTAAACAAGTCCAGGGAAAAGTTGATATTTCCACAGTTAGCCGTCGTATTGGTAAAAAAGTTATTGAATTAAATAATATTTCTAAAGGCTACGATGGAAGGACTTTAATTAAGGATTTCACCTACGAATTTAGTCCAGAAGACCGCATTGGAATTATTGGCGGGAATGGAACTGGTAAATCTACTTTAATGGATATGATTACCAAACGTATTCAACCAGATTCCGGTACTGTAGATATTGGGACGACAATTCACATCGGCTATTTTGACCAGCATTCGGAAGAGTTACTTTCAGCCGTAGACGAAAATCAGCGCGTGATTGACTACATTAAAGAAGAGGGCGAATTTGTCAAAGTCTCTGATGGAACTCAAATTTCTGCTTCTCAAATGTTAGAACGGTTTCTATTTCCCGGAAACCAACAATACGCGCCCATTAATAAGTTATCTGGTGGGGAAAAACGCCGTTTGTTTTTACTGCGGATTCTGATTGGTGCGCCTAATGTGTTGATTTTAGATGAACCTACCAATGATTTAGATGTGCAGACATTGGCGGTACTAGAGGATTATTTAGAAGATTTTCCTGGTTGTGTAATTGCAGTTTCTCACGATCGCTACTTTTTAGATCGGACTGTAGATACTATTTTTTCCTTGGAAGAAGGCGGGAATCTGCGAAAATATCCAGGTAATTACTCAATTTATCTCGACTATAAGAAGGCTGAGGAGGAAGAAGCTAAACAGCAACAAGCAGCGAATACGAAGGAAAAACCCAAGGAAGATGTAAAAGTTGCAGCTTCGTCTTCAGACAGCGACAATAAAAAGCGCCGCAGACTATCAAACTGGGAAAAGCGGGAATTTGAGGAGTTGGAAGGAAAAATTGCTAAGTTGGAAACTGAGAAAGCCACAGTGGAAAAATCCTTGGTAAATGTCTCTGCTGGGAATTACACTCAAGTCCAGAAACTCTACGAACAAGTGGAAACTCTCAAGCACTCGATTGATACGGCCACAGAACGGTGGTTAGAATTAGCAGAGATGGATTCTTAA
- a CDS encoding peroxiredoxin has translation MSVKVGDTAPDFTLCAQNGSTVSLSAFRGQKAVVLYFYPKDDTPGCTAESCAFRDQYEVFKTAGAEVIGVSGDSNESHQKFAQKYNLPFTLLSDKDNQVRKLYGATTAFGFIPGRVTYVIDKEGVVQYVFDSMLNFKGHVEEALKTLQQLAVK, from the coding sequence ATGTCAGTTAAAGTTGGTGATACTGCGCCTGATTTCACTCTTTGCGCCCAAAATGGTTCCACAGTCAGCCTCAGCGCTTTTCGTGGTCAAAAAGCTGTGGTTTTATACTTTTATCCCAAGGATGATACACCGGGATGTACAGCCGAATCTTGTGCTTTTCGGGATCAATATGAGGTGTTTAAAACTGCTGGCGCTGAAGTGATTGGTGTAAGCGGAGATTCTAATGAGTCTCACCAGAAATTTGCACAGAAGTACAATTTACCTTTTACTCTCTTGAGTGACAAAGATAACCAAGTGCGGAAGCTATACGGCGCAACTACAGCTTTTGGTTTCATCCCTGGTCGTGTGACTTATGTGATTGACAAAGAGGGAGTTGTGCAGTACGTGTTTGATTCAATGTTGAATTTTAAAGGTCACGTTGAGGAAGCACTGAAGACTTTGCAACAGTTGGCTGTGAAGTAA
- the hpf gene encoding ribosome hibernation-promoting factor, HPF/YfiA family: MKLVIHGKNIEITDAIREYVHQKIEKAVSHFQNITNEVDVHLSVARNPRITTKQAAEVTIFANGSVIRAEESSENLYASIDLVADKIARQLRKYKEKLQDQKTNALPTNKVLVPEPVAADLIGDRTPELPNEVVRTKYFSMPPMTVAEATQQLQLVGHDFYMFHNSETGEINVVYERNHGGYGVIQPRNNNGHTNGKNGNSAHSVPEKAHSHK; this comes from the coding sequence ATGAAGCTTGTCATCCACGGCAAAAATATTGAAATCACCGATGCCATTCGGGAATATGTACATCAAAAAATTGAAAAAGCCGTAAGTCACTTTCAGAACATCACCAATGAAGTGGATGTGCATCTGAGTGTCGCCCGCAATCCTCGAATTACCACCAAGCAAGCGGCGGAAGTCACTATTTTTGCAAATGGTAGTGTTATCCGTGCGGAGGAAAGCAGCGAAAATTTATACGCCAGCATTGATTTAGTAGCAGATAAAATTGCCCGTCAACTGCGTAAATATAAGGAAAAACTTCAAGACCAGAAAACTAATGCCCTACCCACAAATAAAGTATTAGTTCCCGAACCAGTAGCGGCAGATTTAATAGGCGATCGCACCCCCGAATTACCGAATGAGGTTGTCCGTACAAAATATTTTTCCATGCCCCCGATGACCGTTGCAGAAGCCACACAACAGCTGCAACTAGTAGGACACGACTTTTATATGTTCCACAACTCTGAAACTGGAGAAATCAATGTCGTTTACGAGCGTAACCACGGAGGTTATGGTGTAATCCAACCCCGTAATAATAACGGACACACCAACGGCAAAAATGGCAATTCAGCCCACTCTGTTCCCGAAAAAGCCCACTCCCATAAGTGA